One Hevea brasiliensis isolate MT/VB/25A 57/8 chromosome 6, ASM3005281v1, whole genome shotgun sequence genomic window, tttaattttttatttaaattaattatcaatttaaattcaatttaatctaaaaaaataaaaaaaaattattttttttagtttttaggCTAAATTAAGAGATCAATAAATTTAGCTCTAAAatgaagaaattaaatttttgtcCAAATCAAtaaatttgatttaaaaattttaattttataattaaattaagcttAAATTGAAACTTTTAGATTAACTTATACAAAAAGTTGTTGATGATCTAAATTGAACCTCCAATAATAAATACATgagtaaaattaaatatttaacctttttttttctctctctatcAAAATATAAGTGAACactaaaaattatatttagcttaataatattaaaattatcctTAAACTAACTCTCTCCAttttataaagttttttttttcttttattcattCTAAGTCATAAGTCACTTtcctttttaaaataataatttatttataagttCATTAATATATTTCAGTTTAATATGCATTgaaaaaacataaaatttattaGTTTCAAGAATAATTTAATGATatgaattgtcacgacccaacctatgggccggaccggcactaggacctgagccagcctaaagcccccgaggcccgtagtaagcctaactgttcattaacccaactctaaggcccatttgggcccaaattcaagaaaacaaacggacagagtcctaAATGGACTTCCCAACGGAGTTTTCGACTCAAAACATaataatactcaattggggagctcaccaccctccacatactcatagcatcataaagaaatgggagctcggctcctcatccaatccatcaaatgacatataatattaagtttacaggtccaaaattataataatattacagaccaaattcaaataattaattctAACACAAGCGGAAATTCTAAtactaaataaaattacacaaatattgataaacaactgccgtgcgaaagcgagttaacctgaataaaatatcctcctgtggcctgaaaatttttgaacagagtgagcgttcgactcgagtaaaatatcaattttaaccataatctctataactagctaaaactaatgcaactgtagaatgaaatgcaacatcaagaataaattcacatcatagcatcaaaaggtaatttggagcactcacgcactcgtagcatcaatcataatatatgagcCGATCCCTAcacctctcttaaatccaactttgtgcCCGAAGAACTTCgacgacttccacttaataaccaaatcgagggtcccaaataagaactcaagccgtgactacccctcgaaggatcgggtcccaagaactcaagccgtgactacccgtcctatccatagtccacaccacatcacacgcacgccaacgctgcgctccaaattaccgcaacaacattcatggcactttatgaacgttatcaatgcaacataaatcgtgcctagagtttatctacataattatatacatataagtgatgcatgggcatcttgaacatataataatatcgaaattacaattaaaattaatattttactcacaggacTTGGGACAAATCATCGTGgcggggcggaggaagaaggtcgtctctcacgacaattttattacaatcatttaataaatttgactcaatacaaacaagaaaaaagaccaatacgccctaagtcgtgcAAAAAtcctgagtctccctatacctgtggagggctcaaaacacacttctatattcacaatccatatgtccacaactcaatcacatcacacagcctccCACCaattcaatcatccatcacaacatgtaaaatttcaatttagtccctataattgaccatttttgcaaaaactgcccaaataagctctaaaaattctaaaactttgccccacggtccttagcaatattattaagctattgcaaaaagaatcataattttctaagctaccacgaatattttatggatttttaatcctatttaagcactagaaaattgcgaaaaagcaaggttcgggtttacctttgccaattccgacttcaggaacgcgctcaggacatctgacaatggggggctagccaaaacctcggtccaattcggagacttttcccagAAATTTCGCGAATTTCCgctaatcgaggatacctacacgaagcccataacacgggggttagtacataaatttttcagaattttctaaactcattaaatgctcggaaaaaccgctgcggttcgtgggacccaccaaaaacgtgtcgaaaaatttaaaatttatgtcgccgcgaagctctcgacgagtggagcgtgctggtaccctcggttttctcgtgggattcacggttttcgagaaatctagcccaaaagtcgaaatgggctaaaatcttcccgagcaaaaatcggacaaactgctcgatggattttggcgttcttggtgtctatggaaagctctcgccgagtagatgattttagacacaagacccggtccaattggtggccggatcgaccggattttggccggagaagccgaAACGCCGCACGAGCGAGGGAGGGGATTCGTGGCTCGCTTCCCCTGCCGGTGGCAGGTGGCAGGGGAGgtgggagggaggagagagaaaagagagagagaaggaagagggaacgtcgcgcgcgggaggaagaaaaagagaagaagaccggtccgattcgatcggtccgatccggtccggttcgattcacaatacgaaattttgaatttttactctgccttggtaccgaaaacgaggtccaaaaatttcgaaaaaattccagaaaactcagaaaaatacgtagactccaaatatatttttagttttgccacatggtctttaaattaatttttaaaattcatcaaagtttatattttcggaaaatcgaacccgatttttaaaatccgaaaaatctcaaaaaaattcctaaaatttaaataaaattaaaataccaaaaatgctcataaaattaaaattttggggtgttacatgaatTATTTAATAAAGTAACACAAATaaagattattaaaaaaaaattattattttaactaTATATTTTAATGGAAGTCTATCTCTATAAGATAGAgagtataaaattttaaatttaaatcttcattaaaaccaaataaatgaaaaaaaaaaaaaaaagaaattgccCATTCAATTGGAATTTTAGACAGAAACCTTCATTTTCTCATTATTTATTCTATATGATACATCTGTGATTTGGACTTTTATGATCTTTTTTTCTCCACTCCACAACAAACCAAGTGAATGGTCACAAACAATACATCTCTCTCTAGTCTCTGTTTGTGTCTCTATTTGATTTATAACTCCACATCAGCTTTCAAGTTGATGTAACTTTTAATTTTGGCATAATGCTTATAGTGATAAGATTTGAAAATAGTGCTCATTTCTTAAACCATCACTCACATACTTAACCTTTTTAAAATGAgagattatttaatatttaagttattttataaaatatttgataTCTTAATTTAGAGGGCATTTGTCACAATTTTGAGATCAAttattatattttcaattttgagaaATTTGATTCAATTTATTCACAATTTGTGGGTTTTTTATTTTGTAATATAACGAATTATAAGAGTGTCATGATCACTGGATTATACAAATACGCGTTGtatgattattatttttaatattacacGAATTATAATTGATCTCAATTAATTTGAAAGACTTAATTATTATTGTATTACACGAATTATATTACTATAGACATTTAATTtggtaaaatataaataatcatatttataatcaataaaacaataagtaaaatttaatatctttttagTAGGAGATTAGAGGAATGAGAACTCAAATATAAATTTACTAAATGAATAATATATTTTCAGTTATTGCTAgatctaataaaataaaatcatttgagttaattataagatatttaaagaaaaagagatgagatgaaattaaaaataaaaatttgtcaATATGGATAGTGGTTGATTTACACCGATAGAACAAAAGGGACAATCCATTTTTAGAGCTTTATTCAACAAGACTTAATCAACCAAAGAGAGAAATGAGAGACTACTTTCGTTTTACTCctcaattttctttcctttcttattttttttaatcaatccAAACAAGAGCATAGTATGTGGAACACCCAAACGTGCCACTAACTACCAAGCCCAAAGgcacttataaaaaaaaaatacacaaaaGATGAAGACACTCATAAGAACGTATCTCAAAAGCATTTAAAAGACATGATGTGGGTGTGGCTTGGCTACTCCCTTAAGCAACTTGGACTTCAATGAAGATTTTATGTGTGTGaaagtgtgagagagagagagagagggaggcgcagagagagagagaagagcaaCTTGGTTTTGACAAATGCTTATGACCAAACACAAGTTGCCTAATCTTATCAataatcatattttattttagaaatgatcttcaaattaaagtaaaaaaaataaaatattaagaatataattaatgagttttaattaaataatattaaaattaattttaatattacaataTTCTGTATTTAATTAATTGCATTTATTTCAATATTTATAAGTTAATACATAGCACCTCATTCTCTAAATTATCTTCCTcctctctcatttttctctttgtgagcttccttccctttctttttatttttgtatttttttttacaataataTCTAAATTTATatacttttgtaatatatttatatttatactcagtttatttttattaatagattTCAATTTTATCAGCCCTTTTAAAAGGATTTAGAGATTTACTATTTTCTCATTTGTGATGATTTGCTGTTTCCTTTAgtgtgagaatttttttttttatcatgaagTTAGGTGTTTCGTTTTATTATTTAGGTATGagtttattgataaaaaaaaaatatatattttctttagttaaaaatattaaaatttaataatttttagataAATTTATAAAAAGATCATATATTTGAATAATGATGACTTATTATCAAATGAAATATGTTTTCCATCAaatagttaaattaaatattttatttatataatttatttttttaaattaaaataattataattatattttatataaataatttatcttaatttttcttataaaaattataataatataaaattttatttttaaaataatattattttctttatttaataaaaattttattttttattttttttttaaaatatttgtaaGCTAATTTATTAGGTCCACTAAAATACAATCACTTCCCTTGCCGTGCACGAGTCGTCTTAATCTAAAGATTAGACCACATTTTTGTCATCACCTCCTCCACTatctttcattaatttttttattatgtttaattaattaattaattaattaattattttcaaagGAGCTCATTCatcaattaaaattagaaatttatttCTAAATGTTTATTTGAAATTACTGATAGaaagtaaaaaataaatttaaaaaattatatagttTTAGATGTGATTAAACTAACCTAAttactttaaaatttttatagttaaaatatattaaatttaatctcaaaatttcaaacagaaatatattttatttacacatatttaattttaattaaaatcgaaatttttagtttatagaaaattttaatattatttattttaattttattgaaaagaAAGTAAAAGGGGACATATTCTGAAAATGATCATAAATACCTTCTTGTTTTAAATACTCCAaagtcaaaacaatttattctatGCCGGCTTTTGAATATGGAAAATAGCTACATGttcgttttatttatttatatttataggaTATCTTCAATTTAGTtgatttttttaatgaatttaaaatttaaaatttaatttaatttaaatattaaaatttttaagttaaatttttaatttgaattaaaaattaagaaatttatttttttaatttttaaaataaaatttatttattttatttaaatttattgatttttaaaataaagtaaaattaaactaaaatttccgAGCCAAtttgaaaaagattaaaaatagattaaattaaatattttaataagtataaaagtgaaattaaaaattataagactACATAttcattttgtctatttttatttattattttttaaaaattattttatgtaaaattatttattattttaaaaaaattaaaatattaattaatttttatattatatttttagttttttgaAACATTAATTTACTAAAAATTATCTTAACATTTTGTTTAAGTGAGATAGATgataatttagttaaattaaaaaatattttataataatttaaataatttaatattaaaatagacAGAAGAGAATATATGAGTAATTGGGCATTTAATAATTTTCCTAATTTAATAACCCCACACCCATTCCCTCATTCTATTCCAATCTAAAACCGTTCATACGATCAGATCGACGGTCATCATCTACTTGGACCCACAAGTGCTAGTCTATTAGTTTTCACTCCATATTAAGAAACCCCCAACTCAACAAGACCTTGTCAACTTTTGATTAAACACAAGTTTAATAATTAAAACAAGCTTATCGCGTAACACAAGACAAGAAGTTGACGTGATATATTAGTCATTTCGAGTTCTCCAGTCCGTGAACCGTGTCACGGCGAAAGAAGGAGTTTATCAGCGTCAAAACGGGAGTCTATTTTTGTGGGTGACAACCAGCATAGAAAATTAGAAACCCAGCAAGACCGTAGCCGAGTTTTGTTCTGCTCCGTCACCATGTGATTTTCTGCGACCTCCATCCTTCTCGCTGTCTAGCTCTGTAACTGTGTTGTTCCTGttttgattttctttcttttctttattcTTGAAAGGACCAGAACTGAACCAGAAAACCCATTAAAAAAGCTCAACAAGAAAGCAACAATATACTAATTgtattgtttttattttttttattaggcgCAAAAACGAAACACCAACAAACCCAAGTCTCCAATCAGTATTCCTTAGTCTCCACTTCATCTCCCAACCAAAAACGAAAGACCCTTCTCAACTGCTAGCAAAGAAACAATCTTTTCATGTTCCAAAAATCTTCTCTTAAATTGGAGAAATGGTGGAGTTCAAGAAACCCACCAGGAAGAATACGGGGTTCTTTGTAAAAATGAAACTTGCACACAGGCATGGAAGGCTGCAACCACAGCAGGAGAAAAGCAATCCCTGTTTCAAATATTACAAATGGCTTCTGTgggtttctctttctctttattTCTTCAGCTCTTACTTCATCAGCTATAAGCCTATTCCTCTGTCCAAAACCCAATATTTCTCCAAATCTACCGTGGTTTCTCGTGCCCTCTTTGAATCTACCAACTCCACATTCCTTCAACAGCCCGACAACCATCAAGGTATGCATATATGATCATTGCTCTTTCCATTTTTCAAAAGTTCACCTTCTTTCAACAATCTTTTTATATATTCTTCGGCTGTTTTGCTATAGCTTTGTTGAAGGATTTGAAGATATATGTCTACGAATTGCCATCGAAATACAACACGGACTGGCTAGCCAACGAGAGATGCAGCAACCATTTGTTTGCTTCGGAGGTAGCTATTCACAGAGCAATATCAAACAGCGATGATGTACGGACGTTTGACCCTTACGAAGCTGATTTTTTCTTTGTCCCTGTCTACGTATCCTGCAATTTCAGCACCGTTAATGGGTTCCCTGCAATCGGTCACGCCAGGTCTCTCCTGTCCTCCGCCGTTCAGCTTATTTCCGCTAGCTTCCCCTTCTGGAACAGTTCCCAGGGAGCTGACCATGTCTTTGTTGCCTCTCACGATTTTGGCTCTTGCTTCCACACTCTGGTATGCAAAATACGCATCAAAATCTCATGACGTTAATTCTTTTTTAAAGGTTTGTtttttgaatttgagttttggtgtTTTTAAAGGAGGAGAGAGCTATGGAGGATGGGGTACCAGAGTTTTTGAAGAAGTCAATCATATTACAGACTTTTGGCGTCAAATATGACCACCCATGTCAAGACGTGGAGAACTTGGTGATACCACCTTATGTTTCTCCGGAAATTGTGCGCTCAACCCCTCAAAAAGCTCCGTTGACCGGCCGGCGAGACATTTGGGTGTTCTTTAGAGGCAAGATGGAAGTTCATCCTAAGAACGTTAGTGGTCGCTTTTACAGCAGGTAATCAAATCGAACTCTTTCGTCAATCATTTTCGTAGATGGTTTATCTGTAATTATCTTTTTGATTGATTTCTTTATTGGGTTTTTGATTTTGGATGTTCTAGGAAGGTAAGGACGGAGATATGGAGGAGGTTCAACGGCGACCGGAGGTTCTACTTGCAGAGGCATAGATTTGCCGGTTACCAGTCGGAGATAGCAAGGTCGGTGTTTTGTTTGTGTCCATTGGGGTGGGCCCCATGGAGTCCTAGACTGGTCGAATCAGTCGCGTT contains:
- the LOC110659129 gene encoding probable glucuronoxylan glucuronosyltransferase IRX7, whose translation is MVEFKKPTRKNTGFFVKMKLAHRHGRLQPQQEKSNPCFKYYKWLLWVSLSLYFFSSYFISYKPIPLSKTQYFSKSTVVSRALFESTNSTFLQQPDNHQALLKDLKIYVYELPSKYNTDWLANERCSNHLFASEVAIHRAISNSDDVRTFDPYEADFFFVPVYVSCNFSTVNGFPAIGHARSLLSSAVQLISASFPFWNSSQGADHVFVASHDFGSCFHTLEERAMEDGVPEFLKKSIILQTFGVKYDHPCQDVENLVIPPYVSPEIVRSTPQKAPLTGRRDIWVFFRGKMEVHPKNVSGRFYSRKVRTEIWRRFNGDRRFYLQRHRFAGYQSEIARSVFCLCPLGWAPWSPRLVESVALGCVPVIIADGIRLPFPTTVPWPEISLTVAEKDVAKLGRILERVAATNLSTIQKNLWDPAVKRALLFNNQIQEGDATWHVLYALAQKLDRSHRTVMVLNK